One stretch of Lysobacter sp. TY2-98 DNA includes these proteins:
- the hisG gene encoding ATP phosphoribosyltransferase: MSPSNESRDRLRIAIQKSGRLADPARALLGACGLSWRESRDRLFCYGEALPIDLLLVRDDDIPGLIADGVCDLGIVGRNVLAEQDLDRRQSGVAPAFREFVPLGFGGCRLALAVPDDWEWRGAAQLANRRIATSYPSLLRNWLAEQGIDADVVTLSGSVEIAPRLGQADLICDLVSSGATLAANQLKPVTTLLDSEAVLAGPVAEFEGERALLAELLLRRLDGALRTRHSRLLMFQAERAAIPRLLPLLPDAESPTVLQVDGADRLALQALCHGRLTWQRLEDLKRAGAQGLMVLPVESMLA, from the coding sequence ATGAGCCCCTCCAACGAGTCCCGTGATCGCCTGCGCATCGCCATCCAGAAATCCGGTCGCCTCGCCGACCCGGCGCGCGCGCTGCTTGGCGCCTGCGGCCTGAGCTGGCGCGAGAGCCGCGACCGCCTGTTCTGCTACGGCGAAGCGCTGCCGATCGACCTGCTGCTCGTGCGCGATGACGACATCCCGGGCCTTATTGCCGACGGCGTGTGCGATCTCGGCATCGTCGGCCGCAATGTCCTGGCCGAACAGGATCTCGATCGTCGACAGAGCGGCGTCGCGCCCGCGTTCCGCGAATTCGTGCCGCTCGGGTTCGGCGGCTGCCGTCTTGCGCTTGCGGTACCGGATGACTGGGAATGGCGCGGCGCCGCGCAACTCGCGAATCGACGCATCGCGACCAGCTATCCGTCGCTGCTGCGCAACTGGCTCGCGGAGCAGGGTATCGACGCCGATGTCGTCACGCTGTCCGGTTCGGTCGAAATCGCGCCGCGCCTCGGCCAGGCCGACCTCATCTGCGACCTCGTATCCAGCGGCGCGACGCTCGCGGCGAACCAGCTCAAGCCCGTGACGACGCTGCTCGACAGCGAAGCCGTCCTGGCGGGTCCGGTCGCCGAATTCGAGGGTGAACGCGCGCTGCTGGCCGAACTGCTGCTGCGCCGCCTCGACGGAGCACTGCGCACGCGTCACAGCCGGCTTCTGATGTTCCAGGCCGAACGCGCTGCGATCCCGCGCCTGCTTCCGCTGCTGCCGGATGCCGAGTCGCCGACGGTGCTGCAGGTCGACGGCGCCGATCGTCTCGCGCTGCAGGCACTCTGCCACGGACGACTGACGTGGCAGCGTCTCGAAGACCTCAAGCGCGCCGGCGCACAGGGCCTGATGGTGCTGCCGGTCGAGAGCATGCTGGCATGA
- a CDS encoding YerC/YecD family TrpR-related protein, which translates to MKRRPPLDDAEKQLSLELLAEAFATLRTGDEVLAFLEDLCTPAELEAMSDRWRVVPYLQDRVPYREIHDETKVSVTTIGRVARTLEHGTGGYRIATKRLARKPRKENA; encoded by the coding sequence ATGAAGCGACGCCCGCCGCTCGATGACGCCGAAAAGCAGCTGTCCCTGGAACTCCTCGCCGAGGCGTTCGCCACCCTGCGCACGGGCGACGAGGTGCTCGCCTTCCTCGAAGACCTCTGCACGCCGGCCGAGCTCGAAGCAATGAGCGACCGCTGGCGCGTCGTGCCCTATCTGCAGGACCGCGTGCCGTATCGCGAGATCCACGACGAGACCAAGGTCAGTGTCACCACGATCGGGCGCGTCGCCCGAACCCTCGAACACGGCACGGGCGGCTATCGCATCGCCACCAAACGCCTCGCCCGCAAGCCCCGAAAAGAAAACGCATGA